A section of the Hevea brasiliensis isolate MT/VB/25A 57/8 chromosome 17, ASM3005281v1, whole genome shotgun sequence genome encodes:
- the LOC110652532 gene encoding uncharacterized protein LOC110652532 produces the protein MILDEIERYKAATRTFDFPFAIRGRTIKSPTAWWKTYSSSTPNLQKFAVKVLSLTCSASDCERNWSVVEYLHNKKRNQLYQKRLDNLVYVKYNRALLCQYTFGDITTLIDLTNIDESNEWLLGELEKGDGDDDDDDDSLVFTDDVLTWGDVGRAAGVSKSRYESRSTTRSTPVETPSLRRPRAMRDAFSSQVDDDEEEEEFVMAAIKNEDDFGNLNDE, from the exons ATGATTCTTGATGAAATTGAGAGATACAAGGCAGCTACAAGGACCTTTGATTTTCCTTTTGCTATTAGAGGAAGAACAATCAAATCTCCaa CTGCTTGGTGGAAAACATATAGTTCTTCAACTCCAAACCTACAAAAGTTTGCTGTAAAGGTTTTGAGTCTTACATGTAGTGCAAGTGATTGCGAAAGAAATTGGAGTGTAGTTGAGTAT ctTCATAATAAGAAAAGAAATCAGTTATATCAAAAACGCTTGGACAATTTGGTATATGTGAAGTACAATAGAGCGTTGCTATGCCAATACACTTTTGGGGATATCACAACACTTATTGATttgacaaatattgatgaaagtaATGAGTGGTTGCTTGGTGAATTAGAAAAAGGTGAtggggatgatgatgatgatgatgattctcTTGTATTTACGGATGACGTGTTGACCTGGGGTGATGTTGGTAGAGCAGCTGGAGTTTCTAAATCTCGTTATGAATCGAGATCGACTACAAGATCAACACCGGTTGAAACTCCATCATTACGAAGGCCTCGTGCAATGAGAGATGCATTCTCTTCGCaagttgatgatgatgaagaggagGAAGAATTTGTGATGGCAGCTATTAAAAATGAAGATGATTTTGGAAATCTTAATGATGAGTAg
- the LOC131175277 gene encoding uncharacterized protein LOC131175277, with the protein MERPPEFDDVEALGLDENEEEEELMQEIGSERLRQVLEVTVMYDGWTDRKGRTLINFLINSPKGSVFIKSIDASDESKTATLLASLIEKELMEIDPKKVVQVVTDNTSNNVAANLMLEDIFKICVSKEIFRKAVELTGFIYGSSGVLNMLRKFTNGVELLRPEQTRFATAFITLGKIHLQKANIRKMFTSKSWTTNKWAKEVKGKKCERTVLSPAFWNHVVYALKVFGHLVRVLRLVDNEKKNQLWDIFMKP; encoded by the exons ATGGAAAGACCacctgaatttgatgatgttgaagcaCTGGGATTAGATGAAAATGAGGAAGAGGAAGAGTTGATGCAAGAAATTGGTAGTGAAAGACTAAGGCAAGTACTGGAGGTTACAG TGATGTATGATGGATGGACAGATAGAAAAGGAAGAACCTTGATTAATTTCTTGATTAATAGTCCAAAGGGAAGTGTGTTTATCAAATCAATTGATGCAAGTGATGAATCAAAGACAGCGACATTGTTGGCCAGTTTGATTGAGAAAGAATTGATGGAAATTGATCCCAAAAAAGTGGTTCAAGTTGTTACAGATAATACATCAAATAATGTTGCAGcaa ATTTGATGTTGGaggatatctttaagatctgtgTTTCCAAAGAAATATTCCGCAAAGCTGTTGAGCTTACTGGTTTCATATATGGCTCTTCAGGAGTTCTAAATATGTTGCGGAAGTTTACTAATGGAGTAGAATTGCTAAGGCCAGAGCAAACTAGATTTGCTACTGCTTTTATTACACTGGGAAAGATTCATCTTCAGAAAGCCAACATTAGAAAAATGTTTACTTCGAAAAGTTGGACAACTAATAAATGGGCTAAAGAGGTGAAAGGCAAAAAGTGTGAAAGGACGGTTTTGAGTCCTGCCTTCTGGAATCATGTTGTTTATGCTCTTAAGGTTTTCGGTCATCTTGTTCGTGTGCTTCGACTTgttgataatgaaaaaaaaaaccagCTATGGGATATATTTATGAAGCCATAG